Proteins encoded together in one Wolbachia endosymbiont of Menacanthus eurysternus window:
- a CDS encoding type IV secretion system protein, with product MINKKSLLLVMYLIITNCNMDCIEAGIQKGNISVNINIPVHKSDEKIKIHWVDSGQTINKNEKIKFNLNGSINFCPNKNKNIKKVLVPATFCTDGSIPNYSRAANIDDVPDNYGIDEKKINENELCGSKGFGSNRRYVNTGIKVNPGDKLNFNLVPREIEINPNNLGKKISIDDNCYKTRIGNEKVLANEILNINDKKGKVFYCENKSGKRNKTEFFPLLDKKRKVLVGNGYTPYDNKIHFNKYFVQDDEPWINGALLDLRQTKIGLNELCDKKNCDFNKIKQYNSTLIGLEQLYNKKNYHNIINEIKKYDSYELNCYYQNICFTKEGIFNEHLHKKGIRNCISSIRYKKYDKKNFERCDMYSHLKTVENKLKKIKENENNSNTILMDEKNTDIIWAEALVAKIGNSDLIKNLEFDTKNDNIKSVQCLPKEKNTTGSYEQKKYDSSMLKCSKPSNNFEDFSLRLNHSYKVNENVLPNSDVMLAIANHGFYEFNKRGGYHVEVSRSCEYINGQKLYIYIGDNAPKDLNNIEANASFKPIRINEKDKSTNIISGEHLQDGESKKIYFGIDVSNIKKEDITDEKGKYYKNNGYNITLFINKKINNFVSSNINMIFDFTKKKIIEDNIKELHKGYAKGLLKSIRVLLTLYIIHTIVSYMLGTIQLSKLDFIIRIMKVTFITFSFSNKSWEFLGETLSKLFINSSIHLVDSFSGYIGEENKKFAFLDLTAGTLFTGETWLKFLSLIFAGPFGFIAFLIISHASFVFLKCIISAIFKYMISTILVAFLLSLTPLFTIFILFQQTKFLFDGWIKALAHIAVQPIILLSFLSILNQLMYSVLYNLTNFSVCYQCIISVNFLSHDFCFMKSMLPLGYSPNTDVSTVLNSNKTIGYFAELPIDLIQAIIYLIITKAIRVFVFTSETITQTIFNVGFAVANSISQVTYNASQALLSTVGLDDMTQGNKRSGIKGIIPHVRNITNNKN from the coding sequence ATGATAAATAAAAAATCACTATTATTGGTAATGTATCTTATAATTACTAACTGTAATATGGACTGTATAGAAGCAGGAATCCAAAAAGGAAATATCAGTGTTAACATAAACATTCCTGTTCATAAATCCGACGAAAAAATCAAAATTCATTGGGTCGATTCTGGTCAAACAATTAATAAAAATGAAAAAATAAAATTTAATCTCAATGGGTCAATAAATTTTTGCCCCAACAAAAATAAAAATATAAAAAAAGTACTTGTTCCTGCTACATTTTGTACTGATGGCTCAATTCCAAACTATAGTAGAGCTGCAAATATTGATGATGTACCTGATAATTATGGTATCGATGAAAAAAAAATAAATGAAAACGAATTATGTGGTAGTAAGGGGTTTGGTAGTAATAGACGTTACGTAAATACAGGAATTAAAGTAAATCCTGGCGATAAATTAAACTTTAACTTAGTTCCTAGAGAAATAGAAATCAATCCTAATAATCTAGGGAAAAAAATCAGTATTGACGATAACTGTTACAAAACTAGAATAGGAAATGAAAAAGTATTAGCAAATGAAATACTTAATATTAATGATAAAAAGGGAAAGGTATTTTATTGCGAAAATAAAAGCGGAAAAAGAAATAAAACAGAATTTTTTCCTCTTCTTGATAAGAAAAGAAAAGTATTAGTTGGCAATGGATACACTCCGTACGATAACAAGATCCATTTTAATAAATATTTCGTTCAGGATGATGAACCATGGATAAATGGTGCACTATTGGACTTACGACAAACAAAAATAGGTTTAAACGAATTATGCGATAAAAAAAACTGCGATTTTAATAAAATAAAACAGTATAACTCTACTCTAATTGGATTAGAACAACTATATAACAAAAAAAACTATCATAATATTATCAACGAAATAAAGAAGTATGATTCTTATGAACTCAATTGTTACTACCAGAATATATGTTTTACTAAAGAAGGTATATTCAATGAACACTTACATAAAAAAGGAATTCGAAATTGTATCTCCTCTATAAGATATAAAAAATATGACAAAAAAAATTTTGAAAGATGTGATATGTATTCACATCTTAAAACAGTTGAAAATAAACTCAAAAAAATTAAAGAAAATGAAAATAATTCTAACACCATATTAATGGATGAAAAAAATACCGATATCATTTGGGCTGAAGCTCTTGTCGCAAAAATAGGTAATTCAGACCTGATAAAAAACCTTGAATTTGACACAAAAAACGATAACATTAAAAGTGTTCAATGTCTTCCAAAAGAAAAAAACACCACAGGTAGTTACGAACAAAAGAAGTATGATTCTTCTATGCTTAAATGTTCAAAACCCAGCAATAATTTTGAAGATTTTTCCTTAAGATTAAATCATAGCTATAAAGTAAATGAAAATGTATTACCTAATAGTGATGTAATGTTAGCTATCGCAAATCACGGTTTTTATGAATTTAATAAAAGAGGCGGGTATCACGTTGAAGTAAGTAGATCTTGTGAATACATCAACGGTCAAAAATTATACATATATATAGGTGATAATGCACCTAAAGATTTAAATAACATTGAAGCCAATGCTAGTTTTAAACCAATAAGGATAAATGAAAAAGATAAATCTACTAATATAATAAGCGGAGAACATCTTCAAGATGGAGAATCTAAAAAGATATATTTTGGTATCGACGTAAGCAATATAAAAAAAGAAGATATAACAGACGAAAAAGGTAAATATTACAAAAACAATGGATATAATATAACCTTATTTATTAATAAAAAAATTAATAATTTTGTTTCATCAAATATAAACATGATATTCGACTTTACAAAAAAAAAGATAATCGAAGATAATATTAAAGAATTACATAAAGGATATGCTAAAGGTCTTCTTAAGAGTATAAGAGTCTTACTTACATTATATATCATACATACTATCGTTAGTTATATGCTTGGAACAATACAATTAAGTAAACTAGATTTTATCATAAGAATAATGAAAGTAACATTTATAACTTTCTCTTTTAGTAATAAGAGCTGGGAATTCCTTGGAGAAACTTTATCAAAACTTTTTATAAATAGCAGCATTCATTTAGTAGATAGCTTTTCTGGTTATATAGGAGAAGAAAACAAAAAATTTGCATTTCTGGATTTAACAGCAGGAACGTTATTTACAGGAGAAACATGGTTAAAATTTTTGTCTTTAATATTTGCTGGTCCTTTTGGTTTTATCGCCTTTTTAATAATATCTCATGCTAGTTTCGTATTCTTAAAATGCATTATCAGTGCTATATTTAAATATATGATATCTACTATTTTAGTAGCATTTTTATTATCATTAACACCTTTATTTACTATATTTATTTTATTTCAACAAACTAAATTCTTATTTGATGGATGGATAAAAGCGCTCGCTCATATAGCTGTACAACCAATAATTTTATTATCATTCTTATCAATATTAAATCAATTGATGTATTCAGTCTTATACAATTTAACAAACTTTTCCGTATGCTACCAGTGCATAATTAGTGTAAACTTTTTGTCACATGATTTTTGTTTTATGAAATCTATGCTCCCACTTGGATATAGCCCCAACACTGATGTTAGTACGGTATTAAACAGCAATAAAACTATTGGATACTTTGCAGAATTACCAATAGATTTAATTCAAGCAATTATATATCTTATTATAACTAAAGCGATAAGAGTCTTCGTTTTTACATCAGAAACTATAACTCAAACAATATTTAATGTTGGTTTCGCCGTTGCTAATAGTATTAGTCAAGTTACTTACAATGCGTCACAAGCCCTACTCTCAACCGTAGGACTTGATGATATGACTCAAGGAAACAAAAGAAGTGGAATTAAAGGTATAAT
- a CDS encoding type IV secretion system protein, translating to MFFILSSCEHHCVKPENLNLHEKSDVVSTEQKWVDSGIHISDTIKIVEINILPNKADLYSKQYEDFTIQPGKNSFILSKFSLRIGDKISFSIVGNKICKKINDIKKIRYIKIDEKCEDEEDQYFAHILNQSECQEIWQNEEYKYTICPNKLTIGNTKWISGQEYWNSTFLKHNKKEIKKEIENIISTMQKENISCNKLLNNQKSKIDTHILNFACQNTCYYHGRDCVEIESNTIDNGNIAKNFGNTLIYSKDRISEIIRFAEEIKKREIKTYIPSLMVSMKGEKFEYGKESIRTNYDYEIKNNHSQGEKLTFILTCKKQCNGGYNVRVTKTLNSTDSKNSLYIHISNTFPNHDPDESQGDISINTNKIHDTEYMKNLKEKLKNKKGTVYYRIMKDNGYNENKSQFNIRLITEEPRIKTFSIIYDFFDKRIKTIFFGSNNINSIHSELSVTQSIYQNLISSNRTKTIRSTIISLLVLYIILYALYYFFGLTHVSIYEFSIICIKIGVITQLLQDNSWNLFYNNAFSIFIETLKQLINTVNFKNTTSNVFEFLDLPLSRLLSLHSILLTISLIFSGYLGIISFCLVIWGLLTITLSIFNVLFSFITSIVIVALLLSLTPIFIICLLFAYTRQLFYNWIKNLARFTIHPIILLVFVSLVGQTLDYIIYSIFNFEVCTTCILNVDLKIFEFCILYGYISKYTPNITTIIIFVILGHIMKALVEASSKISDSLFNSYTHNEPGKQYQQNLMSLIGIDKQSIYRRKQARKINISQLLDVSNKKLELPRSLPLSTKMNRRI from the coding sequence GTGTTCTTTATACTATCTAGCTGTGAACATCACTGTGTTAAACCTGAAAATTTAAATCTACACGAAAAATCAGATGTAGTATCAACAGAACAAAAATGGGTCGATTCTGGCATTCATATTTCAGATACTATAAAAATAGTAGAAATTAATATCTTACCCAATAAAGCTGACCTTTATTCTAAACAATACGAAGATTTTACAATCCAACCCGGAAAAAATTCTTTCATACTGTCAAAATTTTCCCTTAGAATAGGTGACAAAATAAGTTTCAGCATCGTTGGAAACAAAATATGTAAGAAAATAAATGATATAAAAAAAATTAGATATATAAAAATCGATGAAAAATGTGAAGATGAAGAAGATCAATATTTTGCACATATTTTAAATCAAAGCGAATGTCAAGAAATATGGCAAAATGAAGAATACAAATATACAATTTGTCCTAATAAACTCACGATAGGTAATACAAAATGGATATCTGGACAGGAATATTGGAATTCAACTTTTCTAAAACATAACAAAAAAGAAATAAAAAAAGAAATTGAAAACATCATATCTACAATGCAAAAAGAAAATATAAGTTGTAACAAGCTTTTAAATAATCAAAAAAGCAAAATAGATACACATATTTTAAATTTTGCATGTCAAAACACATGCTATTATCATGGCCGAGATTGTGTCGAAATTGAATCCAATACTATAGATAATGGCAATATAGCTAAGAATTTTGGTAATACTTTAATTTATTCTAAAGATAGAATAAGCGAAATTATTAGATTCGCCGAAGAAATAAAAAAAAGAGAGATAAAAACTTATATCCCATCACTAATGGTATCAATGAAGGGAGAAAAGTTTGAATATGGAAAAGAGAGCATACGCACTAATTACGATTACGAAATAAAAAACAACCATTCACAAGGTGAAAAATTAACTTTTATATTAACTTGCAAAAAACAATGTAACGGAGGCTATAACGTAAGAGTAACAAAAACTCTAAACTCTACTGACTCAAAAAATAGTCTCTATATACATATATCTAACACATTTCCTAATCATGACCCAGACGAATCTCAGGGAGACATATCAATTAATACTAATAAAATTCACGATACAGAATATATGAAAAACTTAAAAGAAAAATTAAAAAATAAAAAAGGCACTGTATATTACAGAATAATGAAAGACAATGGATACAACGAAAACAAAAGTCAATTCAACATTAGATTAATTACCGAAGAACCACGTATAAAAACATTTAGTATAATATATGATTTCTTTGATAAAAGAATCAAAACTATATTTTTTGGTTCTAACAACATAAATTCAATCCATTCAGAATTAAGTGTAACACAATCTATTTATCAAAATCTCATATCATCAAATAGAACAAAAACTATTAGATCCACAATAATATCACTATTAGTATTATACATAATATTATATGCTCTCTATTATTTTTTTGGTTTAACTCACGTTTCTATATATGAGTTCTCGATTATATGTATAAAAATAGGAGTTATCACCCAACTGTTACAAGATAACAGTTGGAATTTGTTTTATAACAATGCCTTTTCTATTTTTATAGAAACTCTAAAACAACTAATAAATACAGTAAACTTTAAAAATACAACATCAAACGTTTTTGAATTTCTAGATTTACCATTAAGTAGACTTCTATCATTACACTCAATCTTATTAACGATATCCCTTATATTTTCCGGCTATCTTGGTATTATATCCTTTTGTTTAGTGATTTGGGGATTATTGACGATAACATTATCCATTTTTAACGTCTTATTTTCTTTTATTACATCTATAGTGATAGTTGCACTACTACTCTCTCTAACACCTATCTTCATCATATGTCTCCTATTTGCATACACCAGACAGTTATTTTATAACTGGATTAAAAATTTAGCAAGATTTACAATTCATCCAATAATACTTCTAGTTTTTGTATCATTAGTAGGCCAAACTTTAGATTATATCATATATTCAATATTTAATTTTGAAGTTTGTACTACATGCATACTGAATGTTGATCTTAAAATTTTCGAATTTTGTATCTTATACGGATATATTTCAAAATATACACCTAATATTACTACTATAATAATTTTTGTTATATTAGGTCATATTATGAAAGCTTTAGTTGAAGCCTCTTCAAAAATATCTGACTCGTTATTTAACTCTTATACACATAATGAACCAGGAAAACAATACCAACAAAACCTAATGAGTTTAATAGGAATAGATAAACAAAGCATCTATAGAAGAAAACAAGCTAGAAAAATAAATATTTCTCAATTATTAGATGTATCAAATAAAAAACTCGAATTACCAAGAAGTCTCCCTCTAAGCACTAAAATGAATAGAAGAATTTAA
- a CDS encoding type IV secretion system protein, with protein sequence MFKTKLTFLLTAIILLNIDFLSLYPVFASDIIKNDTEKIKFTSRFNSAGSFNLASNPNCETFKTTAALAGITIAISAIFTGIILIVSSTGLFSALVIVGMITAIIGVWKTIGGLVVCQHSFVKHPVARDRYGKYKDFKLKNEYVDYSTLTNKNYQTEDEYFSTLQKKSGKDGKQTEKEILDLTDWKIIDLNRENYFWPKNSVQYSEYIEVCYRNPLTFNNLFKINNFDLREKPGYIDFDVREKNTGYVDGLWSPKVDGELKCEILKAGQNKTINGSTFKAVRKTGRLCVELEDIDIFGIKTTPWPQGVDIGCTELPPDPISPMCKESKMKFRTTNGVIITDNDPFNDLLKGSENKDYKSLIKEREKEGEIFIGYDNTNCFERYISESCYNQTGSKSLAPIPITSMIVQCIKESLDNLVAGIDSSGNLLINIDGSKKGSFLSSIQKKMKNTITTILILALMLFSIKAMSGGIRSIQEMYILIIKFALVIYFTTGNTMSHYYEELTKLSNGLSEIVLKASSESKNICNYETGKDYEYLHNGKRVSYNYLAPWDRLDCRILFYLGAPLDGISNKIGNIGSMGVLTILLGAAPTLLVAGSIIGIIFAGGQILVALTCIFMAVMMMMVILWICYIFILSLIALSVIIILSPLFIPMILFQHTKGYFDGWLKELITYSLYPVMLFAFLSFMFVACDKIYFKKLTFEKEKIKILGNEKQWFKLKNDKCDNNENTLACMMQNYNFKKSTILGILDFTYIEFNNSLIGELLKLTLILFLFYHFLSILPGMAAELSGNYRASLSHDNTTAKMISKFFSTGKSITEAIGKAKLEYATRTTSKNDIT encoded by the coding sequence ATGTTTAAAACAAAACTAACATTTCTATTAACTGCAATAATTTTATTAAATATAGATTTTTTATCCTTATATCCAGTATTTGCAAGTGATATCATAAAAAATGATACTGAAAAAATAAAATTTACTAGCAGATTTAATTCTGCTGGAAGCTTTAACCTTGCATCAAACCCTAACTGTGAAACATTCAAAACAACTGCAGCACTTGCAGGAATAACAATTGCTATTAGCGCAATATTTACTGGCATTATTTTAATAGTTTCCTCTACTGGCTTATTTTCTGCTCTTGTTATTGTCGGAATGATAACTGCAATCATTGGGGTGTGGAAAACTATAGGAGGACTTGTTGTTTGTCAACATAGTTTTGTTAAACATCCAGTTGCGCGCGACCGTTATGGAAAATATAAAGATTTCAAATTAAAAAATGAATATGTAGATTATAGTACTCTTACAAATAAAAACTATCAAACCGAAGATGAATATTTTTCTACGCTACAAAAAAAATCAGGAAAAGATGGAAAACAAACAGAAAAAGAAATTCTCGACCTTACTGATTGGAAAATTATCGATCTCAATAGGGAAAACTATTTCTGGCCTAAGAATAGTGTCCAATATAGTGAATATATAGAAGTATGCTATCGAAACCCTTTAACGTTTAATAACCTTTTTAAAATAAATAATTTTGACCTTAGAGAAAAACCTGGATATATAGATTTTGATGTTAGAGAGAAAAATACTGGATATGTAGATGGATTATGGTCGCCAAAAGTCGATGGCGAATTAAAATGTGAAATCCTAAAAGCTGGACAAAACAAAACTATAAACGGATCAACATTTAAAGCAGTAAGAAAAACTGGCAGATTATGTGTAGAATTAGAAGATATTGATATATTTGGCATAAAAACAACTCCTTGGCCACAAGGAGTTGATATAGGATGTACAGAATTACCACCTGATCCAATTTCTCCTATGTGCAAAGAATCTAAAATGAAATTTAGAACAACAAATGGTGTTATTATCACTGATAATGATCCTTTCAATGATCTTCTCAAAGGGAGTGAAAATAAAGATTATAAATCCCTGATAAAAGAAAGAGAAAAGGAAGGAGAAATTTTCATAGGTTATGATAATACCAATTGCTTTGAAAGATATATATCTGAATCTTGCTATAATCAAACTGGAAGTAAATCATTAGCACCTATTCCAATAACCTCTATGATAGTACAGTGCATCAAAGAATCGTTAGATAACTTAGTTGCAGGTATTGATTCAAGTGGAAACTTACTAATTAATATTGACGGAAGTAAGAAGGGTAGCTTCTTGTCCTCAATACAAAAAAAAATGAAAAATACTATAACCACTATTTTAATTTTAGCATTAATGCTATTTTCCATAAAAGCTATGTCTGGTGGAATACGTAGTATACAAGAAATGTATATATTAATCATTAAATTTGCTTTGGTAATTTATTTTACTACAGGCAATACTATGTCTCACTATTATGAAGAATTAACAAAATTATCAAATGGTTTATCAGAAATAGTACTCAAAGCATCATCTGAAAGTAAAAATATATGTAATTATGAAACAGGTAAAGATTACGAATATTTACATAATGGAAAAAGAGTATCTTACAATTATCTTGCACCTTGGGATAGACTCGATTGCAGAATTCTATTTTACTTAGGAGCACCTTTAGACGGAATCAGTAATAAAATTGGTAATATAGGAAGTATGGGAGTATTAACTATTCTACTCGGTGCTGCTCCAACTTTATTAGTAGCAGGCTCCATAATTGGCATCATCTTTGCCGGGGGTCAAATCCTAGTAGCTCTTACTTGCATATTTATGGCTGTTATGATGATGATGGTTATCTTATGGATATGCTACATATTTATTCTATCATTAATTGCTCTAAGTGTGATAATCATTTTATCACCTTTATTTATTCCTATGATTTTATTTCAACATACCAAAGGATACTTTGATGGATGGTTAAAAGAATTAATTACTTATAGTTTATACCCTGTTATGCTTTTCGCATTTCTATCCTTTATGTTTGTAGCATGCGATAAGATCTACTTTAAAAAATTAACATTTGAAAAAGAAAAAATTAAAATATTAGGTAATGAAAAACAATGGTTTAAATTAAAAAACGATAAATGTGATAATAATGAAAATACTCTTGCATGTATGATGCAAAATTACAATTTTAAAAAAAGTACTATACTTGGTATATTAGACTTTACATATATAGAATTTAATAACTCTCTAATTGGAGAGTTATTAAAATTAACTTTAATACTATTCCTATTTTATCATTTTTTAAGTATTTTACCAGGAATGGCCGCAGAACTTTCTGGTAATTATAGAGCGTCACTCAGTCATGATAATACAACAGCAAAAATGATATCAAAATTCTTTTCTACAGGAAAATCTATTACTGAAGCTATTGGTAAAGCTAAACTTGAATATGCCACCAGAACAACTAGTAAAAATGACATTACTTAG
- a CDS encoding VirB4 family type IV secretion/conjugal transfer ATPase: protein MLKFKAIQSKNKSILGREIHAAEFIPYSYYWNNTTLITKQNWLMKFIKLSGFAFETADDEDLIIQNKIKNQMLRSISSPTFGLYFHTIRHKKNIFSDEFASQNFPNFFANHINLKWRKKHETRQSFINDLYITIIRRTDTKGVEFLSHLLKKFGHVKHAWESDMRAIYEDLEETTIRVITSLRNYSPKILEVKETTNGLFCEIMEFLSRIINCGFVTNILFPLKTRISRYLPIHRLFFGHKMIQVVTHNENKYAGIVSIKEYGNNTFAGMLDSFLQLPYEFIITQSFQFTNRQTAIAKMQIQQNRMIQSADKAISQIAEISHALDDAMSGKITFGDHHLTILCIEKNPKSLDNALSSIESELSNCGVYPIREKVNLEPAFWAQLPGNFDYIVRKGTISSLNLSGFASQHNYPTGKKFNNHWGDAVTVFDTTSGTPFFFNFHIRDVGHTMIIGPTGSGKTVLMNFLCAQAMKFSPRIFFFDKDRGAEIFLRALGGTYTIIEPRTRTNFNPLQLEDTPNNRTFLVEWIKSLISVYNDKFTPEDIMRINDAIEGNFKLKKEDRFLGNLVPFLGLAGPDTIAGAISMWNGNGSHAAIFDNREDLLDFTKARIFGFEMANLLKDPITLIPVLIYLFHRISLSLDGTPSIIILDEAWALIDNPIFAPKIKDWLKVLRKLNAFIIFATQSVEDASKSSISDTLIQQTATQIFLPNLKATNVYRDVFMLTEREYALIKHTDPSTRFFLVKQGINAVVARIDLKGLDDIISVLSGRTESILLLHDILKEVGNNPKVWLPIFYQKVKNV from the coding sequence ATGTTGAAATTTAAAGCTATTCAATCAAAAAATAAATCTATCCTAGGTAGAGAAATTCATGCTGCAGAATTTATACCTTATTCTTACTACTGGAATAATACAACTTTAATAACAAAACAAAATTGGTTAATGAAATTTATAAAGTTAAGTGGTTTTGCATTTGAAACAGCTGATGATGAGGACTTAATTATACAAAATAAGATCAAAAATCAAATGCTGAGAAGCATCTCTTCTCCAACATTTGGTTTATATTTTCATACTATTAGGCACAAAAAAAATATTTTTTCTGATGAATTTGCAAGTCAAAATTTCCCAAATTTTTTTGCTAATCACATAAATTTAAAATGGAGAAAAAAACACGAAACAAGACAATCATTTATTAATGATTTATATATTACAATTATTCGTAGAACAGATACAAAAGGAGTAGAATTTCTATCACATCTACTAAAAAAATTTGGACATGTAAAACATGCTTGGGAGAGCGACATGCGTGCTATTTACGAAGATTTGGAAGAAACAACAATCCGTGTGATAACTAGTCTTAGAAATTATTCACCAAAAATCCTAGAAGTAAAAGAAACTACAAATGGTTTGTTTTGTGAAATAATGGAATTTCTATCAAGAATAATAAATTGTGGTTTTGTTACAAACATATTATTTCCACTGAAAACTAGAATATCAAGATATTTACCAATACACAGACTATTCTTCGGTCATAAAATGATACAAGTCGTAACTCACAATGAAAACAAATATGCTGGAATAGTTAGTATAAAAGAATATGGAAATAATACCTTTGCAGGTATGTTAGACTCCTTTTTACAACTTCCGTATGAATTTATCATTACACAATCTTTTCAATTTACAAATAGACAAACAGCAATCGCAAAAATGCAAATACAACAAAATAGGATGATACAATCTGCAGATAAAGCTATCTCTCAAATAGCAGAAATCTCTCATGCACTTGATGATGCAATGAGCGGCAAAATTACATTTGGCGATCATCATTTAACTATCCTATGTATAGAAAAAAATCCTAAATCACTAGATAACGCTCTATCATCAATAGAATCAGAACTTTCTAATTGTGGTGTTTATCCAATTCGTGAAAAAGTTAATCTTGAACCGGCATTCTGGGCACAACTCCCAGGTAATTTTGATTATATAGTAAGAAAGGGTACAATAAGTAGTCTCAATTTATCAGGTTTTGCATCTCAACATAATTATCCTACTGGTAAAAAGTTCAATAATCACTGGGGAGATGCCGTTACAGTTTTTGACACAACATCTGGAACCCCATTCTTTTTTAACTTCCATATAAGAGATGTTGGACACACGATGATAATCGGCCCAACTGGTTCAGGTAAAACTGTTTTAATGAATTTTTTATGTGCTCAAGCAATGAAATTTTCTCCAAGAATATTCTTTTTTGATAAAGACCGAGGTGCGGAAATTTTTTTAAGAGCACTCGGTGGTACTTACACTATAATAGAACCAAGAACAAGAACAAACTTCAATCCGCTACAACTTGAAGATACTCCCAATAATAGAACGTTTTTAGTAGAATGGATAAAATCTTTAATTTCTGTATACAACGATAAATTCACTCCCGAAGATATTATGCGAATTAATGACGCAATTGAAGGAAATTTTAAATTAAAAAAAGAAGATAGATTTTTAGGAAATCTCGTCCCATTTTTGGGACTTGCAGGTCCTGATACTATAGCTGGAGCAATATCTATGTGGAATGGCAACGGTTCTCATGCTGCAATATTCGATAATAGAGAAGACTTATTAGATTTTACAAAAGCAAGGATATTTGGATTTGAAATGGCTAATTTACTCAAGGACCCCATTACTCTCATACCTGTCTTAATCTATCTATTCCATAGAATTAGTTTATCTTTAGATGGTACTCCATCCATTATTATTCTTGATGAAGCATGGGCATTAATAGATAACCCCATTTTTGCACCAAAAATAAAGGATTGGCTAAAAGTATTAAGAAAATTAAATGCTTTTATAATTTTTGCTACTCAAAGCGTTGAAGATGCAAGTAAAAGTTCTATCAGTGATACACTTATACAACAAACAGCAACACAAATTTTTTTACCGAATTTAAAAGCCACTAACGTTTATCGCGACGTCTTTATGTTAACTGAACGTGAATACGCACTAATTAAACATACAGACCCAAGCACTAGATTTTTTTTAGTAAAACAAGGGATCAATGCTGTTGTAGCTAGAATAGATTTAAAAGGTTTGGATGATATAATCAGCGTATTATCTGGACGTACAGAAAGCATCCTACTGCTACATGATATCCTAAAAGAAGTTGGAAATAATCCGAAGGTGTGGTTACCTATATTTTATCAAAAAGTAAAAAATGTTTAA
- a CDS encoding VirB3 family type IV secretion system protein, which produces MKSFNAGGLLMGNIQTDQLFKGLTRPAMLFGVSYMFAILNVLICMLIFINLNDFRTFLVLFGIHGFGYVASTKEPLFIELFIIKLGKCSKCLNRFYHKANSYDIS; this is translated from the coding sequence ATGAAGTCTTTTAATGCAGGAGGTTTACTTATGGGTAATATACAAACAGATCAACTATTTAAAGGCCTCACAAGACCTGCTATGCTTTTTGGTGTAAGCTATATGTTCGCAATACTAAACGTTTTAATTTGCATGCTAATCTTCATCAATTTGAATGATTTTAGAACTTTTCTAGTGTTATTTGGGATACATGGATTTGGTTATGTAGCCTCTACAAAAGAACCATTATTTATTGAGCTATTTATAATAAAATTAGGAAAATGTTCTAAGTGTTTAAATCGTTTTTACCACAAAGCCAATTCTTATGACATTTCTTAA